The following is a genomic window from Rutidosis leptorrhynchoides isolate AG116_Rl617_1_P2 chromosome 8, CSIRO_AGI_Rlap_v1, whole genome shotgun sequence.
TATAGACGTAAAACCGGTTAGCCCAATTGTTGGAACTAATCGGTTTGTGTGTTCTACATCGGAAGTAGAAAGAACAATTGATCGAATGTATATAATTTTAGGGGAATCTCTCTATATCATCAATTAGTTTTAGAGTATTAGAAAACTCTTGACCAGACTTATATGCAGGACATGGTAGTGGACATAAAACGATCCAACATTTTCCAATATTGTTACAAAGTTTCTTCgttttttagcaaaaaaaaaaaaaaaaaaaaaaaaaaaaaaaaaagaaggattACCTAACTTTCAATATACCTTTCGTTTTGTAAAGctgattacatatgtatatataaaaatgttaagATTAGCTAACTTTTAGTACACCGCCCACAAATTAAGACCCTTTCACATAATTCCGTTCCTTATGAAGTTAAAATATTTTTTCATAACTTGTTGTTTCATGCCTTTAAAACCATTAGTGTCACACTAACTTCACTGGTTAACAACCACAACACACCATACAGTTTCCTAGCCATGTTTCGAGCAATGAGCATGCGGAGAGCGTCTAGTGGTTACGAGCCATTGGGCATCGGGGGAGCACCTGTGGACGATCTATTGAAAGACGCAAAGATGATCAGATCAAGAACGATGCCTACAAATTTCTTTGGTGATTCGTCTGTCTCATTTGAATACCAACAAAGAACGCCAATGCGGGAAAATGTTATCGATAAGCAAGTGAAAAAGGCGAGCAAGGTTCACCCTATTTTCGCAATATTCGAGAGGAGGAGCAGAAAGAAGAAAGCTACTGCTAAACCGGAGTTCTCAAGGTACATGCAATACCTTAAAGAAGGTGGTAGTTGGAACGCTGATGAATCTAAGCCTGCCATCTATTGATTCGGTCAtttcaagaaaagaaaaaaagtACAACTCTTTTGTAAAGGTTAATTAAAAGATGTTGGAATTATTTGATGCTTGATATTTCTTTCCTCACTAGTAATGAAATGGTACTGTAAATAAATAAACATGGCAAGAATGATCTGTTCCCGTTTACTTGACTGCTTATGAGCTTTAATAATTAACAAGTTTTCGGAATTAAATACGTGTTTATTTTTTATTCCATTATTATTCAATTAATTTCCATAAACCATGTCTTAATAGTCTATTAGTTGGATACAGATTTTTTTACAAGAGGTAACATGTTTAAAACTCACTATGAGCGTATCTTGATGTAGCTACGGAAAAGGGTCGAAATCAATCATGAGAACCCGGTTATGCTGAAAACATATGAGTAAAAAACATATTCCCCTTCTCCATCTAACCTGAACTAGAAAAAACATGATCCCGTTATAGTAATTTTCTACGTATGCAAACCAATAGACGGATGAAGTTTTCTTGGGTCAGAACTTGGGAAAAACTCGGATGTATGTGATCGAAACAAGTCATCCCTTAACCGTTTTCGACCTTTTCTCTGGTTGCCCTGATATATGTTCGTAGTGGCCATGAATGTTCACCCGTAGTGACTCAAGATCGACTACTCGCAAAGCGACTAATTGCCCTGCGATTAATCAGCTCACAAAGAGAATAAAAAACCCAGGTAAATAAAATAacgtatatatatgattttatttttttatttttttttgttttgtacaaGTCCATGATTATTATAAGCACCatcttttaaatatatatttataggtTAAAATTAGTCATCCAGTCACTAATAGATCGCTAGTAAAGGTATAGGTGTTTATCGGTTCAGTTTTCGATTACCTTCTTCAGGTTCGGTTtgttcggttttgaaaattttagaaacaaaaccgaaaccgaatttgaaatcGAATCTAATTTAGAATGCGAATCCAAAACCAAACCAAATAACGAATTCAAATTAGGTTAGATTTCGGTTAAAATCAGTCAACCCAAAAGATAATAACTATACCATAATAATTCGATTCTTGGTAGGAATAATTTAACCCTAAAATTATATGATCACAGACTCACAGTTGAATTCCGTAAACAATTCGAAAAAGGAAAACGCAACTTGTCACCCCAAGTCCATCAAGTATCAAGTTTCTTTCCCTTCTTTATAAACTTTCAAAGAAAATTCCCCAATAACCCCTAGaccattttattttattatattatattatattattatattattatattatactatatactaaatatggacaaaaCCCACCAACCATACCACGCCACCTACCCAGAAATCACCGTagctactgtagcactgtagcgaaatcactgtagtttttttttttttttttcccttaccacaatggagtataaaaatataaattcataGATAAATAAAGTTGCTctgaattttattttatttttttccctgcttaccacaatggagtataaaatataaatcttttgggttttcccttaccacaatggagtataaaatataaatccatagataaacgcagttgctctgaattttttttttcttaccacaatggagtataaaatataaatctatagataaacacagttgctctgtattttgcaactataaatatacatattatgtatagcgatatacaaacaaaaatttgagtcgaaaaactatatatatatatatatatatatatactaaatatggacaaaaTCCACCAATCATACCACGCCACCTATCCAGAAATCACTGTagatactgtagcactgtagcgatgataggtcagatcatgttgagattgagagaaaagataagatagagtgagattcggtatataggaagaagactcggtatgagagagaatcggtaaaattacattccacagcttctagaactcggttacaatgcaatggctatctaattaggactacttaggttccttatatagccctcttctaaggaaccttcatttaaagcttaattcacattaacactatacaacttcggggtcctaacaatctcccccttagtgttaaatgtgaactttacaatataatcctattgtgaaatcttgagaggtccaaatgttagtttccatcgtgagccatatggttttgaaacttctacttgattttctgaaatttgcttagaagttttccagactccccacgctttccttggatctccctcatgtaatggatattcatccatttccttgaaataccttctctttctctggccacgaagaatctcaaactgtcttgtacggattcggagctttgaacaatctctgatatgctttataaactctccaagatccatttttgtatcaaagtcatcaaccttgctttgaattttaagatacttcagtgcagccttaagtgttccatctgaatatttgttcagctcttcagtacgaatgaacaccttttccttttgagaatttacaaatacaaacccttcgggttcgaattgcatttgaaacatcctcatatccttcagtccctccgtaaattaattcggacacgttattcgaatctttttcctatttgcttcgagacctatttgaaaatcttcacgtctcatcagttcaattgtctccatcatatatcttttcacagcttccaaagcttgagctttagcaaaaggtcgaatggtgatgatactgaggtagttgtagatgtgaatgatgtcaagcatatcaagattatgaaaatctgcttctgtgaacttgtactctttctcatcttctctaataacgtggaactgactgatgacgtctttcttttcacttaactctactccgactcgagcaatattcaacacttctgaaatacgatattttctttgaagccacaaatcatcttcatctttgttgatatgtttcctccacataaactcataccaattcctttcacttgctggaagcaatcgtgaacctatataactaaaccttttactccttggtgtatctttgatgcggaagatcttgtaggcattttcttcgatgaatgtgtttcgtaacattataaaatcatgttcaactcccaataacaatctttgttcccgattcttaaagaatataccatggttgtatttgaatctggaattcactgtttcacttgatgtagatgtactagaagttgagctttcattagcatttgttggatttgaactcgatgaaggtgtagaattcgatgaatgatcagtaggatttgttgcatcatcatttggaacatcatcatcttcaatatgatcaaagatatcatcttcatttggatcaacataaagattgtattcatcgtcatcagaagaatccatttcatcatcactttctattactggatcaggattcccttcatctacaatctctacatcttccgaaaTTGAGgatactgaagataacttgcttaagatgacaaacccatcatcatccgtctcttcaagataaaaatcacttaagttcaaatcctcatctactggtccactatcagcctctttatgaacaattggaattataactttctcaggctccttatcatcaatttcatcatgtacagaaaccatttctgattccgtctgaacttgttgagcttgtgaagctgatgaagacctcacatcaccacccttggttgaaatgttcaccgatagatattctccatctactcctatctccccctcatggctattctgaggatcagaatcgtcatgttcatcatcacggtgaggacttaaaggagaagagcaggaagtaagtggatatcgaacacgagcacgaaacaatgcttgaagcgaagtgcatcgaagaacatcaagattgactctagaaaacatacgactgaaatattcttgctccaaagcatcatagaaatgtggtaaatgagagggtgatgatggaaaagtaacaatgggaaTAGAAGCAGCAGCAGtacctgttgaaggcgatgtcgatggaagtgtttgagttgtcgtgagggcaggtaaggatgattgtgcggtattattcttatatgtagggctgtacatactactagtcagattcgtgatatccccttctaatGGAGGTTGGGTAATAACCGAAGTTgttaccggcgaagtttctttcgaagcagccgcctccatgactttagtctcatgggattctgacagagtagcagaactacccgtcggtttagctctcgcagagatattgctatctccgactcctgaaatcattgatataccatgaggtggcacgtctctttcagttaaagactcttcctccagaccctgagattcagaatccggaagagaagtggtttgatccaatggatcactttcatgaaccaagggatcagtctgctggaagtctgataaatatctcgaaggattgtcatgttgactcgtttccatgggacgcggcagatctcattcatcaagataagccagacctcgagaccctgttgtacgttgaggcacaggggGATTTCCAGccaatacgcagggtgccttttcaagacttttcggctccccttcggccgttctggacttcaatgattgagtttcctcaatcgattgagtcaacgtagACTTTACTGCagaagaagactttacttccttagatgccgaagcaccgtgctttgtaggatttattattaagtcctatttagattggatgggcttagtggtctttgtatcatccgtgcgtttaaatctcttgcctaccgaaacttgcgcttcatttagcgtagggcttactgttattattggatgtgatacggaaatgggtgaaggtgacctaatttgctctaggtcttggtccgtatcaccaacggttgtagtaactgtttggcggatgataggtgtcgaagtcctagatctagtcactcattgggttggcggagtctgaatcatctcatcaggtatatatcgagttctcttaggagaatgttcgggagacgatttagatgctgttgctgaagtgtcggtgtcactgctcacttcgggtgttgtggaaagggttggttccaTCCTAGTTGGACtaagttccctgatcctcacgggttgagcttggtgtgctgccctagatcgtttaaggttcaccctaagtggaggattagctggcccgggtggttgaactacaggttcctctacaacctcttgggctggaaccacggcgggtttaacttgttcttgttgtaccgggttcggaagaggtattcctacagcctcaaaataagaacgcatacgcgcgtcttggggttcagctagcctcactagccaatttggaatcggtgcagtgaattgattattagataccatcggggtattcatcttcagctccccaaatcatttcatctgtaatccatgtgtccCTGGTACATATATATTtgaatttctgcaagcatttatagcatcatggataaagatacagaaaaacctttcacaagggatgtatgaaccccttggtttatcaacttgagcttgaaccaagtcccatattagttctgcatagtcaggagtttctactcttatgaaagagtagaacaacttcagcataggcacagtcagactgtcggatccactccttgtcatcagcaagcatcggttgatgattgagaagatcacgtatgaaatgtcccgttcatattgattataaacgttccatattaattgatttcattgcgaggttttgacctctatatgagacgtttttcaaaggctgcattcatttttaaaacaaccataacctttattttatcaataaaggttttaaaaaaacattacgtagattatcaaataatgaaaatctaaaatatactgtttacacacgaccattacataatggtttacaatagaaatatattacatcgacatatgtttcttgaatgcagtttttaaacaatatcatacaaacatggactccaattcttgtccttattttagtatgcaaaagcggaagctcttagtattcacctgagaataaacatgctttaaacgtcaacaaaaatgttggtgagttataggtttaacctatatatatcaaatcgtaacaatagaccaaaagatttcatatttcaatacacatcccatacatagagataaaaatcattcatatggtgaacacctggtaaccgacattaacaagatgcatatataagaatatccccatcattccgggacacccttcagatatgatataaatttcgaagtactaaagcatccggtactttggatggggtttgttaggcccaatagatctatctttaggattcgcgtcaattagggtgtctgttccctaattcttagattaccagacttaataaaaaggggcatattcgatttcgataattcaatcatagaatgtagtttcacgtacttgtgtctattttgtaaatcatttataaaacatgcatgtattctcatcccaaaaatattagattttgaaagtggaactataactcactttcacagatatctccttcctcggaaataagacttggccacggatcgattcacgaacctatacaaatatgtacatatatatcaaagtatgatcaaaatataattacaaccatttttattatgttttaaagatttgagtgtattaagtcagctgtcctcgttagtaacctacaactagttgtccacagttagatgtacataaataaatcgatatatattatcttgaatcaatccacgacccagtgtatacacgtctcaggctagatcacaactcaaagtatatatatttttggaatcaacctcaaccctgtatagctaactccaacattactgcatatagagtgtctatggttgttccaaataat
Proteins encoded in this region:
- the LOC139863826 gene encoding uncharacterized protein, with the translated sequence MSMRRASSGYEPLGIGGAPVDDLLKDAKMIRSRTMPTNFFGDSSVSFEYQQRTPMRENVIDKQVKKASKVHPIFAIFERRSRKKKATAKPEFSRYMQYLKEGGSWNADESKPAIY